The DNA window CGCCACCGGCGCCGCGCTCCTTGGCGGCGATCAGCGGCAGGTTGACCGCGTCGGGCACGAAATTGGTCCGGAGCAGAAGTCCCTGCTGTTCGCCCGGATCGGAGAAATAGTCGGGTTCGCCGTTGAAACGGCCGGCAAAATCATGCGCCGTGTTGAAGATGAAGGCCTCGTCTTCGTAAAGGTTCATCACTGGCGGCGCATTGGTGACGGACACGAAGCGCGCCGGCGCCTGCCCCGACCCATTGAAATGCTGATGCCAGGCGTTGAGGGGAATGGCAAAAAGCGCGCCCTTCTGCCATTCGAAGCTGACCTTCTTGCCGGCGTCGTTCCAGACGGTCGTCGATCCGGTGCCGTCGAGGATCATGATCATTTCCTCGAACAGCTGCCGCTGCGGGGCGAGCTTGCCGCCCGCCGGAATCTCGCAGACATAGCAGTCATTGGAGGTGCGCGACGCGTCGTGATTGATGAAGACACCGCGGCCGCCCCGGCGCGCCCAGGGTTTCAGCTCCACCGTGTGAAGGTTCCGCACGTAGAAGGCGCTGATGATATCGAGCCCTTCGTCCGCGACCCATCGCGTATAGGGTGTTTCCTTTTCGGTCGCGAACTTCTTGGCCAGTTCGTCAGAAACGATCGCGTCGCCGGACATGAACACACTCCTTTTCCTTCAGCGGCCCGCGCGCTCCGTGTCGGCGGTCCACCCCCGTCTCTTGATGTCTCCAAGCGGTAACCGATCGGTTCGACCGCGAGAAATATCGAAAATGGATGGGAGCCAACGGCTCGGCGACCTGCCGAGCCGTGGCCGAACGCCTGCGATCTTGCAGCCCTCGCGCAATCGGTCTGGCCCGGCGCTCGAAGACGCGAGACACCCGTTCTAGGATTGTCCCGGCGCGCAAGACCGGCAACAGGCAGGGAGAACGAGGATGGCGGGCAATGTTCCCGGCGACGACGAGCGGCCCAACGACCCGGCCGGCCATACGATCGCCGACCACCTTTACGGCGATGTCTTCGACCACGAGCATGGTCCGGACGCCGACCACGATCACGACGACGTCGATTTCGGACCGCTGGAGGAGAACCCGATCTGGATCTCCGATAACGTCCAGCTGACCAGCGTCGGCATGGACATCGGCTCGTCCGGCACGCAGGTGATCTTCTCGCGCGTCCTGATGCGCCGCATCAGCGAGGAACTCACCAGCCGCTATATCGTCGCTGAACGCGAGACCCTCTACCAGTCACCGGTCAGCCTCACGCCCTACCGCAGCGACACCCGCATCGACGAGGCCGCCCTCGGCGCCATCATCGATGAAGCCTACGCGGCGGCCCGCATGTCGCCCGACGCGGTCGACACCGGCGTTGTGATCCTGACCGGCGAAGCCCTCAGACGCGAAAACTCCGAGGCGATTGCCGGCATCCTTGCCGAGCAGGGCGGCGAATTCGTCTGCGCGAGCGCCGGCCATCACATGGAATCGCGTCTGGCCGCCTACGGGTCCGGCGCGGCGCGGCTCTCCTACGAGACCGGCCAGCGCATCCTCAATGTCGACATCGGCGGAGGAACGACAAAGCTCGCGATCGTCGAGAAGGGCACGCCGACGGTCACGGCGGCGATCCACATCGGCGGGCGCCTGCAGGTGACCGCACTGGACGGCAAGATCACACGTCTCGATCCGGCCGGACGGCATCACGCCGAACGCGCGGGGTTCGCCTGGGCCCTCGGCGACCGGGCGGCGCCGGAGGACCTCGACCGCGTCGCCGAACTCATGGCCAGAACGCTCGCCGAGGCGCTTGGCCCGGCGCCGTCCGATGCCGTCATGCAGCTCTATCTGACCGATCCGATCACCGACTTCGGCCGGATCGACGGCATCATGGTCTCCGGCGGTGTCGGCGAATATGTCTACGGCCGCGAAACCCGCGATTTCGGCGACATGGGGCTAAGGCTCGGTCATGCCGTGCGGGACGCCTTCGCCAGGCTCGACATCCCCTTGCTGCCAGCCGCCGCCTGCATCCGGGCCACGGCCCTCGGCGCCTCCGAATACACGGTTCAGCTCAGCGGCAACACGAGCTTCGTCAGCCATCCCGGCAACCTGCTGCCGCGTCGCAACCTGCAGGTCGTCCGCCCGCTCCTTCCCGAATCCATGCAGGGCGCTTCGCCGGGCCTCATCGCCAGGGCGATACGCGACCACCTCGTCGCCTTCGATCTCGACGCGGCGAGGGCCGATTTCGCGCTGGCGCTCTCCTGGTCGGAGAAGCCGGACTATCCCTTGCTGCGCATTCTCGCGGAGGGTATCCGCGACGGATTGAGCGAAAGAATAGCCGCCGCGCTGCCCATCTATCTGATGCTCGACGGCGACATCGCGATGACCCTCGGCCGCATCCTCGCGGAAGAACTCGGCATCGCCAGCGATCTCCTGGTCATCGACAGCGTGCAGCTCTGGGATTTCGACTTCATCGACCTCGGCCGCATCCGGCTGCCCTCGCACACGGTGCCTGTGACGATCAAGTCTCTCGTTTTCAACGAGGACCCGCGCGCCATGCGCCCCTATCAGCGCCTTCACCATCGGTCCGGCACCGCGTCCGGCGATGGTTCGTCCCATGGTCATGGCCACAGTCACCACCATCACGGGACGCACAGTCACGGGCCGCACAGCCACACCCATGACCACCACGATCATGGCGACCACGGCCATGGCATCCATCGGCACAGCCACGAGCCGGGCGAGGAAATGGCGCCCCCAGGCCATGAGAAGAGCGATGACGTCGTCCCGCGCTGACCTCCTGACGGGCCTTCGCATTCTGGAAGCGAACGGCCTCATCGATTTCAACGGCCACGCCAGCATCCGCACCGAAGGCGGCCTTGTGATCAACAGCGGCAAGTCCGTCCGAAGCCGGCTTTCCGCCGACGACCTCGTGACAGCCGATCAGGCGGGCACCGTCGCTCCCGGTTGCGACGCCGCACCGATGGAAGTCCACATCCACACGGAGATCTATCGACGCCGGCCGGATGTCGGCGCGGTCGTCCACGGACATCCGTTCTGGTCGACGCTGCTGTCGTCCAGCGGGCTGGATTTTGCCGTCGTCTTCGCCCAGGCCTCGCTTCTCGGCGACGTCATGCTTTATCCCTCGCCGCTTTCGATCAACACGCCGACTCTTGGCGGAGAGGTCGCCGACCGTCTCGGCGATCGCCGCGCGGTTCTCCTGCGCGCCCACGGCATCATCGTCGCGGCGGCGGACATCCGAACGGCCACCGTTCTTGCGCTGTATCTGGAAGACAATGCCAGACGCCAGTGCCTCGCCGCCCAGATGGGAGGCAGTTCCTACTGCTTCTCGGCGGATGAGATCGCCGTGTCGCGCAAAAATCTCGACCGGCCCAATCTCTATGCCAAGGCGTGGGACTATTTCGAGGCCAAGCTGGCCTCGCCGCCAGCGCGATCAGAGCCCGAAATGCACTGAATCGAACGAATGCTCGTCGATCCCCAGCGCCTTCAGTGACGCGGCGTCGGGACGGCGCCCGTAGCGGATGGCATTGGCGCAGGCACAGGCCGCATCAAGCTGGTCGAATATCTTCACGATGGGCCCGAAAAGCCCATTGGAGGAGCGGCGGGCCTGCCTGCCGCGGGTCTGTGAAAGGGACATGGCCGAACTCCTTTTCAAGTCAAATGCCATGTCCGAATTAGGCCTCTTCGCATCGCCGCATGTCTTGATCTGGATCAAGAACAACCCGCTGGCAGCACAATATTTTTGCGCGCGAGACCGCCTTTTCAAGGCGAAAGCCATCGCCCGCCGAACCGGTGAAAATCCGGCGGGTGAGGACGAGGATGGATGCGGTCGAAATCCTGCTCGCCGCGCCCGGAAAGCCTGAACCGGGCCGCAGGAAATCTCAGTAGAACTGATCGAAATGAATCTGTCCGGCCGGCACGTTGCGCGCGACCAGCATCTGCTGGACCGCGGCGCCCATCGCCGGGGGGCCGGCGAAGTAGATTTCGCAATCCGCGAGACGCTCGCCGACGAGCTGTTCGGCCGCTTCATGGGCAAAGCCGCGCAGTCCGCTCCAATCGTTGGCCGCATCGGCCGCCGCGGAAACGACCGGATGGTAGTGAATGCGTTCGCCAAAGCCCGGCAGCGCCTCGAGCATTTCGCGGCCGCAAATGTCGCGCGCCGTGCGGCCGCCGTAGATGAAGTCGATGCGCCGTCCCGCGAGCTCCGGCGCGCTGGCCGCAGCGCGCGTGATCGAGATCATCGGCGAAAGCCCCGACCCGCCGGCAAGGCAGACAATGTCGCGGGGGGCATCCTCGCGCAGATAGGCCATGCCGTAGGGGCCGTCGAGCGTGATCCGGAAGCCCGGTTCGGCGGCCGCGAAGAGCAGGCCGGTCACCTCGCCATCCGGCACGCGCTTGATCTGGAAATGCCATTCGCCGGACTGGCCATCGGTGTTGCTCATCGAATAGGCCCGCTCGCCGCTCGCGCCGGGAAGCTCCAGCAAGGCATATTGCCCGGCCAGGAACGGACGCGGCGTGTCCAGCCGGAACCGGAACTCGCGAATATCGTGCGTGATGTCGCGCACTGCGATCAGTTCGGCGCCCTGACGCATCGGCCGAATGCGGCTTTCATAGCGCGGCATCATCCGAAGCTTGACGACGCAGTCGCCTTGCGGAAGCGCCTGACAGCCGAGCCGGCGCCCACGCGCAAGATCGCGCTCCGACAGGCCCGGCGGATCGGCCCGCCGGTGGATCACCTCGCCCTCGATGAGCTCGAAGCGGCAATTGCCGCACGATCCGACATTGCATTCGTAGGGAAAGCCCATGCCGCTGCGAAGCGCCGAGCGCAACACGGTGTCGTCCGGCTCGCAGGTCCAGCCTAGTTCCGTCCCCGCAACTGCGATCCTCGCCATGGTCGAATGCTCCCTTCTCCGGCCTCGTGCGGACCGTCTGTCATTGTGGGAACCTGTCCGACCCCGGGCCGGCCCTTCCGGCCTGCCGCAGGCTCTGCGAGCCGATGCTCAGGGCCGCAGATAGCCGAGACGGGCCGAAATGCTCGTGGCCGTCGCCATCACGGTTGCGGACAGGTCGTTGAGTTTTTCGAGCGAAAGCCGAACCGAGGGACCGGCCACGCCGACGGCTCCGGCGATCGCCCCGTCGGACCGGCGAATGGGGGCGGCAACGCAGCGGATCCCCGGCTCGCTCTCCTCGTCCTCGATGGCAAAGCCTTGCTGCCGCACATCGGCGAGGATCGCGCGAAGAGCCGCCGGATCGGTAATCGTCTGTCCCGTCCGGCCGGCCAGCGGCGGCGTCAGAAGCTGGTCGATCGTCTCCTCTGGGGCATAGGCAAAAATCGCCCGCCCCACGGCGGTGCAGTATCCCGGACGCCGGACGCCGATGTCGGAGCGCATGCTGAGCGCCTGACGGCTTTCCAGGTTGTAGATGTACATGATCTCGGTTTCGGTCGGGATGCCGAGAAGCACGGTCTCGCCGGTCCGTTCGCGCAGATCGAACAGATAAGGGCGCGCCTCGCTGGAGAGCTCCATGCGCCGGCGCACCAGCGTGCCGAGGCCGAAAAGCCCGACCCCCAGCCGATAGCGCTCGGTCTCGGCATTCTGCTCCATCAGCCCCTCGGCCACGAGCGTCACCGCGAGCCGGTGAACCGTGCTCTTGGCGATGCCGAGCCGCTCCGCCAGCGCACTGACCCCGATTTCTGGTTCTTCTTCGGAAAAGGCCTTCAGAAGACGGATGGCCGTCGTCACCGACGACAGCCGGTTTCGTTGTGCCTTCGGCTTGCCCGATGCCGGGCGGGATGCGCTGCGCGTGGGCTTCATGTCCCCTTGGTTCCGCTCGATTTCTACCGCGCGTTCCATAGCACAGCTCTCCCAAACAACCACAGGCCCGATCAAACCCTTAGGGACGTCAGGATTTCGGCGACGTAATCCTCAGCCGTCGAAACCACCAGCATGGCGGCATAGGGGCGGATCGCCTTGAGCGTCGCGGCAAGATCCGCTCCGCCCTCGCCGGCATTGAGGACGATGCCGGTTGCCAGCTTGCCGTGAACGAAACAGCAGTTGCCGACGACTTCCGCCGCGCCGGCGGGGCTGCCGCTGCCAATGAGCATCATCGTCACGTCGGCGCCCGCGACCTCGGCGTTGAGGCTTGTCTCGTTGCCGTCGAGGTCTTTGAGAACCGCGTCGACCGGCAGGCTTGCCAACTGGTCCGTCGCCGGCCGCGCGCGCACGTATTTGAGGAACTTCGCGTCGTTCCAGGCCATGCCGGCGAGCGACTTCAAGACACGCTCCCCCGTCGCGTCCAGCGCGATGATACGCGAGGACCGGGGCCGCGAGTTCGGCTTGTTGATCCGGTAACGGGCCTCGTCGACCGTCGTCACGCGGGCACTTTCGCTTAGTCCGAGTTGCATCGCTCGTTCTCCCAATGGGCCGTCCAGGCCTTTCCTGGCGAAATCCGGGGCCGTACCCCGGATTTCCGCTTTCGCTCCGCCGGCCCTCTCAAGGGGCGCCGCCGGCACGGGTCACACCGACGAGTGCGCCTTCTTCGGCTCTGCGACCAGGGCATCGGCGGCAGCCACCTTGTAGGATTGGTCGACCGGCAGGACGACGGCGGCCGAACGCACGCGCTGGTGCTTCGGGTCGATGCCTGGCGGGCGGATTCCCTTTTCGTTGAGCGCCTTGGCCGCCCGCAGCAGCCGGTGCCTCGCCATGATGATGCCGTTGTCGGTCGAAACGAGGTTCTCCTTCGTCCGGTCGACGATCGGTCCCATGCTTTCCTGCAGCGAGGCATCCTGCATGGCAATGCCCTCAACGCCCGAATAGGTGGTGCCAACGCGCTGGGCCTCGCGGTCCATCAGATAATCGTTGTCTTTGTTGGCGAGCGGACGATAGCTGCCCGGCACATAGGTTACGTGGATGCCCTTGCCGTCCTTCATCGCCTG is part of the Hartmannibacter diazotrophicus genome and encodes:
- a CDS encoding ethanolamine ammonia lyase-activating protein, whose product is MSGDAIVSDELAKKFATEKETPYTRWVADEGLDIISAFYVRNLHTVELKPWARRGGRGVFINHDASRTSNDCYVCEIPAGGKLAPQRQLFEEMIMILDGTGSTTVWNDAGKKVSFEWQKGALFAIPLNAWHQHFNGSGQAPARFVSVTNAPPVMNLYEDEAFIFNTAHDFAGRFNGEPDYFSDPGEQQGLLLRTNFVPDAVNLPLIAAKERGAGGGHIRFNMARGSMNSHISQFPIGTYKKGHRHGPGAHVIVLSGEGYSLMWPEGEEPRRYDWEVGTMIVPPNMWFHQHFNTGKTPARYLAFKHESVSIRNAQGVPKAWISRRIGGDQIDYADETPAVRSLFADALARNGLESRMETVYEAEKADLPEWQAKAAS
- a CDS encoding ethanolamine ammonia-lyase reactivating factor EutA, coding for MAGNVPGDDERPNDPAGHTIADHLYGDVFDHEHGPDADHDHDDVDFGPLEENPIWISDNVQLTSVGMDIGSSGTQVIFSRVLMRRISEELTSRYIVAERETLYQSPVSLTPYRSDTRIDEAALGAIIDEAYAAARMSPDAVDTGVVILTGEALRRENSEAIAGILAEQGGEFVCASAGHHMESRLAAYGSGAARLSYETGQRILNVDIGGGTTKLAIVEKGTPTVTAAIHIGGRLQVTALDGKITRLDPAGRHHAERAGFAWALGDRAAPEDLDRVAELMARTLAEALGPAPSDAVMQLYLTDPITDFGRIDGIMVSGGVGEYVYGRETRDFGDMGLRLGHAVRDAFARLDIPLLPAAACIRATALGASEYTVQLSGNTSFVSHPGNLLPRRNLQVVRPLLPESMQGASPGLIARAIRDHLVAFDLDAARADFALALSWSEKPDYPLLRILAEGIRDGLSERIAAALPIYLMLDGDIAMTLGRILAEELGIASDLLVIDSVQLWDFDFIDLGRIRLPSHTVPVTIKSLVFNEDPRAMRPYQRLHHRSGTASGDGSSHGHGHSHHHHGTHSHGPHSHTHDHHDHGDHGHGIHRHSHEPGEEMAPPGHEKSDDVVPR
- a CDS encoding class II aldolase/adducin family protein — encoded protein: MTSSRADLLTGLRILEANGLIDFNGHASIRTEGGLVINSGKSVRSRLSADDLVTADQAGTVAPGCDAAPMEVHIHTEIYRRRPDVGAVVHGHPFWSTLLSSSGLDFAVVFAQASLLGDVMLYPSPLSINTPTLGGEVADRLGDRRAVLLRAHGIIVAAADIRTATVLALYLEDNARRQCLAAQMGGSSYCFSADEIAVSRKNLDRPNLYAKAWDYFEAKLASPPARSEPEMH
- a CDS encoding 2Fe-2S iron-sulfur cluster-binding protein, with the translated sequence MARIAVAGTELGWTCEPDDTVLRSALRSGMGFPYECNVGSCGNCRFELIEGEVIHRRADPPGLSERDLARGRRLGCQALPQGDCVVKLRMMPRYESRIRPMRQGAELIAVRDITHDIREFRFRLDTPRPFLAGQYALLELPGASGERAYSMSNTDGQSGEWHFQIKRVPDGEVTGLLFAAAEPGFRITLDGPYGMAYLREDAPRDIVCLAGGSGLSPMISITRAAASAPELAGRRIDFIYGGRTARDICGREMLEALPGFGERIHYHPVVSAAADAANDWSGLRGFAHEAAEQLVGERLADCEIYFAGPPAMGAAVQQMLVARNVPAGQIHFDQFY
- a CDS encoding IclR family transcriptional regulator, translated to MKPTRSASRPASGKPKAQRNRLSSVTTAIRLLKAFSEEEPEIGVSALAERLGIAKSTVHRLAVTLVAEGLMEQNAETERYRLGVGLFGLGTLVRRRMELSSEARPYLFDLRERTGETVLLGIPTETEIMYIYNLESRQALSMRSDIGVRRPGYCTAVGRAIFAYAPEETIDQLLTPPLAGRTGQTITDPAALRAILADVRQQGFAIEDEESEPGIRCVAAPIRRSDGAIAGAVGVAGPSVRLSLEKLNDLSATVMATATSISARLGYLRP